The Hyphomonas sediminis genome contains a region encoding:
- a CDS encoding PaaI family thioesterase, producing the protein MTKFTAEEANAFLARAFPGRGHQNRVMVMEPGRAVIRLEADETHLRPGGYISGPTQMSLCDTAAYMAIMTLTGLEPMTVTSNLNINFLRPCIGNVVIAEGTIMKMGQALAIIEVDVRIEHADKPSSHAIVTYALPRKG; encoded by the coding sequence ATGACAAAATTCACCGCTGAAGAGGCAAATGCATTTCTGGCCAGGGCGTTTCCGGGGCGCGGCCATCAGAACCGGGTCATGGTGATGGAGCCGGGCCGCGCCGTAATCCGGCTGGAAGCCGACGAAACCCACCTTCGGCCCGGCGGCTACATTTCGGGCCCTACCCAAATGAGCCTATGCGACACGGCCGCCTATATGGCGATCATGACGCTGACAGGGCTGGAGCCGATGACGGTGACCAGCAACCTGAACATCAACTTCCTGCGCCCCTGCATCGGCAATGTCGTGATCGCAGAAGGCACTATCATGAAGATGGGCCAGGCCCTCGCGATCATCGAAGTGGATGTGCGCATTGAGCACGCAGACAAACCCTCAAGCCACGCTATCGTAACCTATGCCCTGCCCCGAAAGGGGTGA
- a CDS encoding ATP-dependent helicase, with translation MFLMSSNPNRLSISQMASARPPVASGEGAAYLKGLNPEQREAVLHTDGPLLVLAGAGTGKTRVLTTRLAHIIATRLAYPSQTLTVTFTNKAAREMRERALHLIGEAGEGLRWLGTFHSISAQILRKHAEVVGLKSSFTILDTDDQVRLCKQIVEAESLDPKRWTPRYLAGLIDGWKNRALTPDRVPPEEAEMFGNGKGIRCYEIYQARLKVLNACDFGDLLIHNITIFQENPDILREYHDRFRYVLVDEYQDTNVAQYLWLRLLAQGSKNLCCVGDDDQSIYGWRGAEVDNILRFEKDFPGAKVVRLERNYRSTRHILAAASSIISHNKGRLGKALYVGNDSAIDEADDAPKVKVRGLWDGEAESRLIADDIESWVRKGGKHDDCAVLVRASWQMRAFEERFILLGIPYRVIGGPRFFERAEVRDALAYLRLVRSPDDDLAFERVVNEPKRGVGNSTIAKLQAFAREDGRSLFTLTPLVLQTDEIKGPAKRGLTTFIDQINMWRGKLADGLPHTELAEMILEESGYTDMLQKDRSPQAQTRLDNLKELVRAMGEFDSLAGFLEHIELVMDASAGSTGEDQVQILTLHGAKGLEWPVVFLPGWEEEVFPSRRSLDESGLKGLEEERRLAYVGITRARKCCYISFVANRQIYGRWQAVMPSRFIDELPPEHVDAVSETGYSGLPAGSEAFTGTIEDLGERSDYQSPGWKRLKENAARPTGSPPREASSLTASATGTSGFKTGSRVFHDKFGYGRVAFTEGNKLTVDFDKTGRKKVIATFVTKA, from the coding sequence ATGTTCCTGATGAGTTCCAATCCGAATCGATTGTCGATCAGCCAGATGGCCTCCGCGCGTCCGCCCGTTGCTTCGGGAGAGGGCGCTGCGTACCTGAAAGGCTTGAACCCGGAGCAGCGCGAAGCCGTGTTGCATACGGACGGGCCGCTGCTGGTGCTGGCCGGCGCGGGCACTGGCAAGACCCGCGTGCTGACGACGCGGCTGGCGCATATCATTGCCACGCGGCTGGCCTATCCCTCGCAGACGTTGACGGTGACCTTCACCAACAAGGCGGCGCGCGAGATGCGCGAGCGGGCGCTGCACCTGATCGGCGAGGCGGGCGAAGGCCTGCGATGGCTGGGCACGTTCCACTCGATCTCCGCGCAGATCCTGCGCAAGCATGCTGAGGTGGTGGGCCTCAAATCGAGCTTCACCATCCTCGACACCGATGACCAGGTCCGCTTGTGCAAGCAGATCGTCGAGGCGGAGAGCCTCGACCCAAAGCGCTGGACACCGCGCTACCTCGCCGGCCTGATCGATGGCTGGAAGAACCGCGCGCTGACGCCGGACCGGGTGCCGCCGGAAGAGGCCGAAATGTTCGGCAATGGCAAGGGCATCCGCTGTTACGAGATCTATCAGGCGCGGCTGAAGGTGCTCAACGCCTGCGACTTTGGCGATCTTCTCATCCACAACATCACGATATTCCAGGAAAACCCTGATATTCTTAGGGAATATCACGACCGGTTCCGGTATGTGCTGGTCGACGAGTATCAGGATACGAACGTCGCGCAGTATTTGTGGCTGCGCCTGCTGGCGCAGGGATCGAAGAACCTCTGCTGCGTGGGCGACGACGACCAGTCGATCTATGGCTGGCGCGGCGCGGAAGTTGATAACATCCTGCGCTTCGAGAAGGACTTTCCCGGCGCGAAGGTCGTGCGGCTGGAGCGGAACTACCGCTCGACCCGGCACATCCTCGCAGCGGCTTCCAGCATAATCTCGCACAATAAGGGCCGCCTCGGCAAAGCGCTCTATGTCGGCAATGACAGCGCCATCGATGAGGCGGACGACGCCCCGAAGGTGAAGGTGCGCGGCCTGTGGGACGGGGAGGCGGAAAGCCGCCTGATCGCCGACGACATCGAGAGTTGGGTGCGCAAGGGCGGCAAGCATGATGATTGCGCCGTGCTGGTGCGCGCGTCCTGGCAGATGCGGGCGTTTGAGGAGCGGTTCATCCTGCTGGGCATTCCCTACCGGGTGATCGGTGGGCCGCGCTTCTTCGAGCGGGCAGAAGTGCGCGATGCGCTGGCCTATCTGCGGCTCGTGCGCTCCCCGGACGATGACCTGGCGTTTGAGCGCGTGGTCAATGAACCCAAGCGCGGGGTTGGCAATTCGACCATCGCGAAACTGCAGGCCTTTGCGCGGGAGGATGGGCGAAGTCTGTTCACGCTGACGCCGCTGGTATTGCAGACCGATGAGATCAAAGGGCCAGCCAAGCGCGGCCTGACGACCTTCATCGATCAGATCAATATGTGGCGCGGAAAGCTCGCCGATGGCCTGCCGCATACCGAGCTGGCGGAAATGATCCTGGAGGAGTCGGGCTATACCGACATGCTGCAGAAGGATCGCAGCCCGCAGGCTCAGACGCGCCTCGACAACCTCAAGGAACTCGTGCGCGCCATGGGCGAGTTCGACTCGCTGGCTGGCTTCCTGGAGCATATCGAGCTTGTGATGGATGCCTCTGCGGGGAGTACAGGCGAGGACCAGGTGCAGATCCTGACGTTGCACGGGGCGAAAGGCCTTGAATGGCCGGTCGTGTTCCTGCCGGGTTGGGAGGAGGAGGTGTTCCCCTCGCGCCGAAGTCTGGACGAGAGCGGCCTTAAGGGTCTCGAAGAGGAGCGCCGGCTTGCCTATGTCGGTATCACCCGGGCACGCAAATGCTGCTACATATCCTTCGTTGCCAATCGGCAGATCTATGGACGCTGGCAGGCCGTTATGCCCAGCCGGTTTATCGACGAGCTGCCGCCTGAACATGTCGATGCGGTGTCCGAGACGGGGTATTCCGGGCTGCCCGCGGGCAGCGAGGCGTTTACCGGCACGATCGAGGATCTAGGCGAGCGATCAGACTATCAGAGCCCCGGCTGGAAGCGGCTGAAGGAAAACGCGGCCCGGCCAACTGGCAGCCCGCCGCGCGAAGCATCCAGCCTGACCGCCTCAGCGACAGGGACCTCCGGCTTCAAGACCGGCTCCCGTGTGTTTCACGACAAGTTCGGTTATGGCCGCGTTGCCTTCACCGAAGGCAACAAGCTGACCGTTGATTTCGACAAGACCGGACGGAAGAAGGTCATCGCGACCTTTGTGACGAAAGCCTGA
- the rodA gene encoding rod shape-determining protein RodA: MSRDGFTGFTRGEARVRTASSNLQFAELGPFSKLARMPWGIILLILGVGLVGVAMLFSVGWDPVAQAPSAKEAGLWREQLTRLLVGFVIMIVLALLPLGIWARLSWLAYLVVLVLLVLVDFFGIMGGGAARWLKVGPIVLQPSEPAKLAVILAVASYYQRMMPLNGRALPLWVHFGALAIILIPAALVFKQPNLSTALALTASGVMIIFFAGIGFRYVITAVIAGIAAIPAIYAFVLEPYQRERVDTLIAGITGQTTNGLGESYQIEQAKIAIGAGGFSGRGYLQGIQSQQEYVPEQHTDFILTVIAEEFGFIGAVGLLTVFAFLFVWSFQVAARNRSWFGRLATIGATSTIGFFAIFNSGMVLGLLPVLGMPLPLISYGGTALITVMACFGLILSAHLHRDEKMNSHGPI, translated from the coding sequence ATGAGCCGTGACGGGTTTACCGGCTTTACTCGTGGAGAGGCGCGTGTTCGGACCGCCTCCTCGAACCTTCAGTTTGCAGAGCTCGGTCCGTTCAGCAAGCTCGCGCGGATGCCTTGGGGCATCATTCTGCTTATCCTCGGCGTTGGCTTGGTTGGCGTCGCAATGCTCTTTTCCGTAGGCTGGGATCCTGTCGCACAGGCGCCTTCCGCAAAAGAGGCCGGGCTCTGGCGCGAACAGTTGACGCGCCTGTTGGTCGGGTTCGTCATCATGATTGTGCTGGCGCTCCTTCCGCTCGGGATTTGGGCGCGACTATCCTGGCTCGCTTACCTTGTCGTTCTTGTGTTGCTCGTATTGGTCGACTTCTTCGGCATCATGGGCGGAGGCGCGGCGCGCTGGCTCAAGGTCGGTCCTATTGTTCTGCAGCCTTCCGAGCCGGCAAAGCTTGCCGTGATCCTGGCGGTCGCAAGCTATTACCAACGCATGATGCCGTTGAATGGCCGCGCGTTGCCATTGTGGGTTCACTTCGGCGCGCTGGCGATCATCCTCATTCCTGCTGCGCTGGTGTTCAAACAACCAAACCTGTCGACGGCCCTCGCGCTAACGGCGTCTGGTGTCATGATCATCTTCTTTGCAGGCATCGGCTTTCGCTATGTAATCACCGCCGTCATCGCTGGTATTGCCGCTATTCCCGCGATTTACGCATTCGTATTGGAGCCCTACCAGCGAGAACGCGTGGATACGCTGATTGCCGGAATTACGGGCCAGACCACCAACGGCCTCGGCGAGAGTTACCAGATCGAGCAGGCGAAAATTGCGATCGGCGCGGGCGGCTTCAGCGGGCGTGGTTACCTCCAGGGAATCCAGTCGCAGCAGGAATATGTGCCGGAACAACACACGGACTTTATTCTGACAGTTATCGCCGAGGAGTTCGGTTTCATTGGTGCTGTCGGTCTTCTGACGGTGTTTGCCTTCCTGTTCGTCTGGTCATTTCAGGTCGCAGCGCGCAATCGCAGCTGGTTCGGACGCCTGGCGACAATTGGGGCGACATCAACCATCGGATTCTTCGCCATCTTCAACAGTGGTATGGTGCTTGGCCTGCTGCCCGTTCTCGGTATGCCGCTGCCCTTGATCTCGTATGGAGGCACGGCGCTCATCACCGTCATGGCGTGTTTCGGTCTCATCTTATCAGCCCATCTACACAGGGACGAAAAGATGAATTCGCATGGACCTATTTGA
- the mreC gene encoding rod shape-determining protein MreC, protein MARFGPAGQKTAARGARRLTLGVLIAIALTLVVAQSAPQIANFFVPARTTVSDRLRAPSEIGIWARLTGQAERERRIRELENEVRDLARYKAAAISMADRLEAYERILNLMGEPPEKGVTARVTTEVDGPFSQTLLANAGKLQGVEAGAVAVNEGGLVGRVVHLGERSARILLISDYSSRLPVLGEVSGVRAIMYGQDREAARLSDLPEEANFIEGERILTSGDGGAYPRGLVVGTARKETSGWRVRLSMREAGGSYVRMIQPPIILEPVPEPQPEVEGAAAEAEPTASAPGAAPAQPPQSEPATVPAQGAQ, encoded by the coding sequence ATGGCGCGCTTCGGACCAGCAGGTCAGAAAACAGCGGCCCGAGGGGCACGCCGCCTAACGCTTGGCGTTCTGATCGCCATTGCGTTGACGCTGGTCGTTGCGCAGTCTGCGCCGCAGATCGCAAACTTCTTCGTGCCTGCCAGAACGACCGTGAGTGATCGCCTGCGGGCGCCGAGCGAGATTGGCATTTGGGCACGCCTGACCGGGCAGGCCGAGCGTGAACGGCGGATCCGGGAACTTGAAAACGAGGTCCGCGACCTTGCCCGTTACAAGGCGGCAGCTATTTCTATGGCTGACCGTCTGGAAGCATATGAGCGCATCCTGAACCTGATGGGTGAGCCGCCCGAGAAGGGGGTGACGGCCCGCGTGACGACGGAAGTGGATGGCCCATTTTCGCAAACCCTGCTGGCCAATGCCGGCAAGCTACAGGGCGTCGAAGCCGGCGCTGTGGCTGTAAACGAGGGCGGACTGGTCGGTCGCGTTGTGCACCTTGGTGAGCGGTCCGCGCGCATTCTGCTCATCAGCGACTATTCCAGCCGCTTGCCGGTGCTGGGTGAAGTCAGCGGCGTACGCGCCATCATGTATGGACAAGACCGAGAGGCTGCAAGACTGAGCGACCTGCCCGAAGAGGCCAACTTTATTGAAGGCGAGCGCATTCTGACCTCCGGGGATGGCGGCGCTTATCCGCGTGGATTGGTCGTCGGCACTGCGCGCAAGGAAACGAGCGGCTGGCGTGTACGTCTGTCGATGCGCGAAGCAGGCGGCAGCTATGTGCGCATGATTCAGCCACCGATTATCCTGGAACCCGTACCAGAGCCGCAGCCCGAGGTCGAAGGCGCAGCGGCGGAAGCAGAGCCAACCGCATCAGCGCCTGGGGCGGCGCCCGCTCAGCCACCGCAATCCGAACCGGCTACCGTGCCGGCGCAGGGAGCCCAATAG
- the mrdA gene encoding penicillin-binding protein 2 → MSRKIRNADEMFDRRLFLAAGGGGLVWAGLVARLFQLQFLEAERYQDLAEANHVKLVMAPPERGQILDRFGRPLASQRQAGRVSVIPEQMHDPEAVLQRISGLIDLPEARRARLLEEVRNARRRNAGFLPVIVAQELTFEEFSRMQVHAVEMEGVDVQMASTRSYPRARDFAHVLGYVARASADDLERLTTGLVPEDVRIYQEMFRHPDMRTGRQGMERFAEDWLRGRPGRRRVVANAHGRPLWELQQDPKQAAVPGKDLYITIDAELQRVAIDRFEGESGAAVVVDVENGDVLAMVSTPAFDPNSFVNGISGADYAVLRDDPRSPLYPRAHGGVYPPGSTFKMVVATAALEAGVIKPEERIRCPGHYRFGNRTWHCWKRPGHGAMNMHDAIKQSCDVYFYEIARRAGVEKIAEVSRKFGFGHTWVLGMTGARGGLVPDPEWKLKARGEPWFEGETLNFGIGQGQLGTTPLQLALMTARIAATGAPIRPRMIGLGPNDEDDAMLNAPLDTEIMERMKAGMYGVTSEGGGTAYRSGDLGLGGPRLAGKTGTAQVRRITEQERRTGVRGGAAIARELRDHALFVAYAPADNPKYAISVIVEHGEGGSRTAAPVARDILAAAIKMDSGRAPAYARRADASPQSETGDPA, encoded by the coding sequence ATGAGCCGGAAGATACGCAACGCTGACGAGATGTTCGACCGCCGGCTGTTCCTTGCGGCGGGCGGCGGAGGGCTTGTATGGGCAGGCCTGGTCGCGCGTCTTTTCCAGCTGCAATTCCTGGAGGCCGAGCGGTATCAGGACCTGGCCGAAGCCAACCACGTCAAGCTGGTGATGGCGCCGCCGGAGCGCGGTCAGATCCTTGACCGGTTTGGCCGCCCGCTTGCCTCGCAGCGGCAGGCGGGGCGGGTGTCTGTCATTCCTGAACAGATGCACGATCCGGAAGCTGTGTTGCAACGCATTTCCGGCCTGATCGACTTGCCTGAGGCGCGCCGCGCCCGACTGCTCGAAGAAGTGCGCAACGCGCGCCGCCGCAATGCGGGCTTTCTGCCTGTCATCGTGGCGCAGGAACTGACGTTCGAAGAGTTTTCGCGTATGCAGGTGCATGCGGTGGAGATGGAAGGCGTCGATGTGCAGATGGCCTCGACCCGGTCCTATCCGCGGGCGCGGGATTTTGCGCACGTGCTGGGCTATGTCGCCCGCGCAAGCGCGGATGACCTTGAGCGGCTGACGACTGGCCTCGTGCCCGAAGATGTTCGCATTTACCAGGAGATGTTCCGGCACCCTGACATGCGCACGGGTCGGCAGGGCATGGAGCGCTTTGCAGAAGATTGGTTGCGTGGCCGCCCCGGTCGCCGCCGCGTTGTGGCAAACGCGCACGGACGCCCGCTATGGGAGTTGCAGCAGGATCCGAAACAGGCCGCTGTTCCGGGCAAGGATCTTTACATCACCATCGATGCCGAGTTGCAGCGCGTGGCGATTGACCGTTTCGAAGGGGAGAGCGGCGCGGCCGTGGTTGTTGATGTCGAGAATGGTGATGTTCTTGCCATGGTCTCGACGCCGGCTTTTGATCCCAACAGTTTCGTTAATGGCATCTCGGGCGCAGATTATGCGGTCTTGCGTGATGATCCGCGCTCGCCGCTTTATCCGCGAGCACATGGCGGTGTTTATCCGCCAGGTTCAACCTTCAAGATGGTGGTTGCAACGGCTGCGCTTGAGGCCGGCGTCATCAAGCCCGAAGAGCGCATCCGCTGCCCCGGTCACTATCGCTTTGGCAACCGCACCTGGCATTGCTGGAAACGGCCGGGTCACGGCGCGATGAACATGCACGACGCGATCAAGCAGTCCTGCGACGTGTATTTCTACGAGATTGCACGCCGGGCGGGGGTCGAGAAGATCGCCGAAGTCTCCCGGAAGTTCGGGTTCGGGCATACCTGGGTGCTGGGCATGACAGGCGCGCGTGGCGGCCTTGTGCCTGACCCTGAATGGAAATTGAAGGCACGCGGTGAACCCTGGTTTGAAGGCGAAACGCTGAACTTCGGCATCGGGCAGGGGCAGCTCGGCACAACACCGTTGCAGCTTGCGCTGATGACGGCGCGGATTGCCGCGACCGGTGCACCCATCCGTCCACGCATGATCGGGCTTGGCCCCAATGATGAAGACGACGCCATGCTGAATGCGCCGCTTGATACGGAAATCATGGAGCGCATGAAGGCCGGCATGTATGGCGTGACGTCCGAAGGGGGCGGCACGGCTTATCGCTCAGGCGATCTGGGGCTTGGCGGCCCGAGGCTTGCCGGGAAAACGGGAACCGCGCAGGTTCGACGGATTACGGAACAGGAACGCCGAACGGGTGTCCGGGGCGGCGCAGCCATTGCGCGTGAACTTCGTGATCACGCGTTGTTCGTCGCCTATGCGCCAGCCGACAATCCCAAGTATGCGATTTCCGTGATCGTAGAGCATGGTGAAGGCGGATCGAGAACAGCAGCGCCTGTCGCGCGCGATATTCTGGCCGCGGCCATCAAGATGGATAGCGGCCGGGCACCGGCATATGCGCGCCGCGCCGACGCCTCGCCTCAATCAGAGACGGGGGATCCGGCATGA
- the pip gene encoding prolyl aminopeptidase, with amino-acid sequence MNKRQTRRILYHRQEPHASGRLRVSDLHEIYWEESGNPKGIPVVALHGGPGGGSSPEMRRFFDPDRYRIFLFDQRGCGRSTPHSELRENTTWDLVADIEALRKHVGVSNWLVFGGSWGSTLALAYAVTHTQRVLGLVLRGIFLVSHAEIQWFYQSGASRLFPDAFEHYLAPIPVEERGDLLTAFHKRLTGTDHRARIDAARAWAQWEGHTLSIKGPMTTPPRFNEDDFVDAFARIECHYFVNGGFFEKDNWLLEQAKLKLGKVPGVIVHGRYDVVTPLSTAWELSKAWPMAELHVVPDAGHSSMEPGIIDRLVQATDDFADRLGKRNRS; translated from the coding sequence ATGAACAAACGCCAGACTCGCAGGATATTGTATCATAGGCAAGAACCGCATGCATCCGGACGCCTCCGCGTTTCGGATCTGCATGAGATTTACTGGGAAGAATCGGGCAACCCGAAGGGCATTCCCGTCGTGGCCCTGCATGGCGGGCCGGGCGGCGGCTCCAGCCCCGAAATGCGCCGCTTCTTCGATCCGGACCGTTACCGGATATTCCTGTTCGACCAGCGCGGCTGCGGGCGCTCGACGCCTCATTCGGAACTGCGTGAAAATACGACCTGGGACCTGGTGGCCGATATTGAGGCGCTGAGAAAACATGTCGGCGTTTCAAACTGGCTTGTGTTCGGAGGGTCCTGGGGGTCCACGCTCGCACTCGCCTACGCCGTCACGCATACTCAGCGTGTGCTTGGCCTCGTCCTGCGCGGTATATTTCTGGTCAGCCACGCTGAGATCCAATGGTTTTACCAATCTGGCGCGAGCCGTCTGTTCCCGGACGCTTTTGAACACTACCTTGCGCCGATCCCAGTTGAAGAACGCGGCGACCTGCTGACGGCATTTCACAAGCGCCTGACCGGCACAGATCATCGCGCGCGAATCGATGCCGCACGCGCCTGGGCGCAATGGGAAGGTCACACGCTCTCAATCAAAGGGCCGATGACGACACCTCCGCGCTTCAATGAAGATGACTTCGTCGACGCTTTCGCGCGCATCGAGTGCCATTATTTCGTCAATGGCGGCTTCTTCGAAAAGGACAACTGGCTGCTGGAGCAGGCCAAGCTCAAGCTCGGCAAGGTTCCCGGCGTGATTGTTCATGGCCGGTATGACGTGGTGACGCCGCTATCAACGGCCTGGGAACTTTCCAAGGCATGGCCCATGGCGGAGCTGCATGTGGTGCCCGATGCCGGCCATTCGTCCATGGAGCCGGGCATCATCGACCGCCTTGTTCAGGCGACCGATGATTTTGCGGACCGACTTGGCAAACGCAACCGCAGCTAA
- a CDS encoding sodium-dependent transporter, with protein sequence MADIGRKSETFTSRFGFIMASVGSAVGLGNFWRFPYTAGENGGGAFILIYILCVALIALPLLMAEYSMGRKSGMSAVEGVQSLARAESKSQNWGIVAWIGSLTAFFILSFYMVISAWLLAYVIQAIGGDLHGTTAAESGQNFLNTIGQGEHPLNSKWYILLLLALFIAMNAFVVGRGVKGGLERAATILMPLFFVMVLIVVGFSVANGDVARTVSFIFEPKWEDVGFKTFLAALGQAFFSIGVGVGLMITYGAYLDRGTNIPKSSAIVAGSDTFVALIAGFAIFPIVFAAGLNEGSGPSLFFVSMPVAFEAIPGGSIFAIIFFSLALFAAFTSSISLMEVGVSWLEERQGVTRIGAASGVGFVLFMVGAAYVFSLEYLDFMDFMTEGLLLPLGGLLAAIFAGWILSRDMLVSELGESTIMNVWRFLIRWFVPPFIGLVLVFGFLDKIQDQYHVQLPSVFEALLGPNYDLSSGE encoded by the coding sequence ATGGCAGATATTGGCCGAAAGTCAGAGACTTTCACTTCACGCTTTGGCTTCATCATGGCCTCAGTCGGGTCAGCGGTTGGCCTAGGTAACTTTTGGCGCTTTCCATACACCGCCGGTGAGAATGGCGGCGGCGCCTTCATCCTCATCTACATTCTGTGCGTTGCACTGATCGCTCTGCCACTGCTGATGGCGGAGTACTCTATGGGCCGAAAATCCGGTATGTCGGCAGTGGAGGGCGTGCAGTCGCTCGCGCGGGCAGAGAGCAAGAGCCAGAACTGGGGTATTGTGGCCTGGATCGGGTCACTCACCGCCTTCTTCATCCTCAGCTTCTACATGGTAATTTCGGCCTGGCTGCTCGCTTACGTCATTCAGGCGATTGGCGGAGACCTGCATGGAACGACAGCTGCCGAATCCGGGCAGAACTTCCTCAATACGATCGGGCAGGGCGAGCACCCGCTGAACTCGAAATGGTACATCCTGCTGCTGCTGGCCCTCTTCATTGCGATGAATGCCTTTGTGGTTGGCCGCGGGGTGAAAGGCGGGCTTGAGCGCGCGGCAACCATCCTTATGCCGCTGTTCTTTGTGATGGTTTTGATTGTCGTCGGCTTCTCCGTTGCCAACGGCGATGTCGCGCGCACGGTGTCCTTTATCTTCGAACCCAAGTGGGAAGATGTCGGTTTCAAGACCTTCCTTGCTGCCCTCGGCCAGGCCTTCTTCTCGATCGGTGTCGGCGTCGGCCTGATGATCACCTATGGCGCCTATCTCGACCGGGGCACGAATATCCCGAAATCCTCGGCCATCGTTGCCGGCTCCGATACGTTCGTGGCGCTGATCGCCGGCTTTGCCATCTTCCCCATCGTCTTTGCGGCCGGCCTGAACGAAGGCTCCGGCCCCAGCCTGTTCTTCGTCTCCATGCCGGTAGCCTTTGAAGCGATCCCCGGTGGCAGCATCTTTGCCATCATCTTTTTCTCGCTCGCCCTCTTTGCCGCGTTCACCTCGTCCATCTCGCTGATGGAAGTGGGCGTCTCCTGGCTGGAGGAACGCCAGGGCGTCACGCGCATCGGCGCCGCCTCCGGCGTCGGCTTCGTCCTCTTCATGGTCGGGGCGGCTTACGTCTTTTCGCTCGAATATCTCGACTTCATGGACTTCATGACCGAGGGCCTGCTGCTGCCGCTTGGCGGTCTGCTCGCGGCCATCTTCGCCGGCTGGATCCTCAGCCGCGACATGCTGGTGTCCGAACTCGGCGAAAGCACCATCATGAATGTGTGGCGCTTCCTGATCCGCTGGTTCGTGCCGCCCTTTATCGGGCTCGTCCTGGTCTTTGGCTTCCTCGACAAGATCCAGGACCAGTATCACGTGCAATTGCCGAGCGTATTCGAAGCACTGCTTGGCCCGAACTACGATCTGTCTTCAGGGGAGTAA
- a CDS encoding DUF423 domain-containing protein gives MNRLVTAAALIGFLSVALGAFGAHALDGRLTDEGLEWWHTATLYGLTHAGVALAAGLATRGGKLVIGGWLIVVGAVIFAATLYAMALGAPRWLGAVTPLGGISMLSGWIFIGLSGLSRPLPTQDAAS, from the coding sequence ATGAACCGTCTTGTGACCGCAGCCGCGCTGATCGGCTTTCTTTCCGTTGCCTTAGGTGCCTTTGGCGCTCACGCCCTGGACGGCAGGCTCACGGACGAAGGACTGGAGTGGTGGCATACGGCAACCCTCTACGGACTTACCCATGCCGGCGTTGCGCTAGCGGCTGGATTGGCGACGCGCGGCGGCAAACTTGTCATCGGTGGATGGCTCATTGTGGTCGGCGCGGTGATCTTTGCGGCGACACTTTACGCCATGGCGCTTGGCGCACCGCGATGGCTGGGCGCCGTTACGCCACTCGGCGGCATCTCGATGCTGTCAGGTTGGATATTCATCGGGCTGAGCGGCCTCAGCCGCCCGCTGCCCACTCAGGATGCGGCGTCATAA
- a CDS encoding rod shape-determining protein: MIGSLLGLLSTDMAIDLGTANTLVYVKGQGVQLDEPSVVAYMTQGGRKIVYAVGEQAKNMLGKTPVNMEAIRPMRDGVIADFEVAEEMIKHFIRKVHNRRAFVSPLIIICVPSSATSVERRAIHQSALAAGARHVELIEEPMAAAIGAGLPIDDPAGSMVVDIGGGTSEVAVLSLGGIVYSRSVRVGGDKMDQAIVNYLRREQKILIGEMSAERIKKEIGTAMSPENGTGMALTVRGRGTLDGVPKETEITEAMIAEALKEPVTDIVDAVKIALEAMPPELAADIVDRGIVLTGGGALLRNLDAVLRNQAQLPVMIADDPLKCVVNGCGHVLENYSKMKSVLCPEV; the protein is encoded by the coding sequence ATGATCGGCAGCCTTCTCGGCCTATTGTCCACAGACATGGCCATCGACCTCGGGACCGCGAACACCCTCGTGTATGTGAAAGGCCAGGGGGTTCAGCTCGATGAGCCTTCCGTCGTCGCCTACATGACGCAAGGTGGCCGAAAGATTGTCTATGCGGTTGGCGAGCAGGCGAAAAACATGCTCGGCAAGACCCCGGTGAACATGGAGGCGATCCGCCCCATGCGCGACGGCGTGATCGCAGACTTCGAAGTCGCCGAGGAAATGATAAAGCACTTCATCCGGAAGGTTCATAACCGCCGGGCGTTCGTGTCTCCGCTTATCATCATCTGCGTGCCCAGCTCCGCGACCAGCGTCGAGCGCCGCGCCATCCACCAGTCGGCCCTGGCTGCGGGTGCCCGTCACGTTGAACTCATCGAAGAGCCGATGGCGGCCGCAATCGGTGCCGGCCTTCCGATCGATGATCCGGCCGGCTCGATGGTGGTAGATATCGGCGGTGGTACGTCGGAAGTGGCCGTTCTGTCCCTCGGTGGCATCGTCTACTCCCGCTCCGTGCGCGTGGGCGGCGACAAGATGGACCAGGCTATCGTCAATTATCTGCGCCGCGAGCAGAAGATCCTGATCGGCGAAATGTCTGCCGAGCGGATCAAGAAAGAGATCGGCACCGCGATGTCGCCGGAGAACGGCACGGGTATGGCGCTGACGGTGCGTGGCCGCGGTACGCTGGATGGTGTACCGAAGGAAACAGAAATTACCGAGGCTATGATTGCCGAAGCACTGAAGGAACCGGTGACCGACATCGTCGACGCCGTGAAGATTGCGCTGGAAGCCATGCCGCCGGAACTGGCTGCAGATATCGTGGATCGGGGCATTGTGCTGACGGGCGGCGGCGCGCTGCTCCGCAATCTGGACGCTGTCCTCCGCAACCAGGCGCAATTGCCTGTGATGATCGCTGATGATCCGCTGAAATGTGTGGTCAACGGCTGTGGCCATGTCCTCGAAAATTATTCAAAGATGAAGAGCGTCCTCTGCCCGGAAGTCTGA